In Juglans regia cultivar Chandler chromosome 13, Walnut 2.0, whole genome shotgun sequence, the DNA window CGAGCAAAATTTGGAGCCCCACCAAAACGACAcggagaagaaagaaggaaggaggaggtggtggtttGCGGAAGAAAAGCTTGACTAAGGTAAGCTTGGTGTCGGCAACTGCTGCGTGGAGGAAGGAGctcgaaggaagaagaagagaggagaagTGTTGTGCGGCGTAGGAGGAGAACATGATGGAACCCTAAGGGTTCCTCAAAACGGCGCCGTATTGATAAATGAGGGGCTGGGTTTTTAAACCGCACGGGCTGGGCTGGGTCTTCAATCGCACGGGCTAGGTTCTCACACGGGTTGGGCCTCTCCTCACACACAAcacaaataaaaacacatacacacatagcccactaaaaataaaacacatcaaaaataacataaataacatatataattaaatattaaggagataaaaactcaaaataaaaacatgccaaaataaattataataacaataaaataacacaattaattaaaataacaaaataacacatcaattaaaaataatatggatttAAAACACAAGCAAAAATTAGAGATCTCAcagattatatatagataaattatacttacagtcgtgagtgtgcaagcgccgtgcagtcgctttgaaaaaagtgaataaatatgggacccacatgaaaataaattaattttttatgagtggacctcactttttttcaaaacgactgcatgacgtttgcgcattccactattgtatgtaacattactcttatatatatatgcaagcatGTAAAAGTCAAGGCCTAAAAGATCACAAGGAATCCTTCACAAAATCAAGAcctaaaagattatatatatgtatgcatgcatgctcaaCCACTACCAGACCTAGATCAGAGAGTTCATCACAATTTCTCCAAAAAGTTCAGACTAGTTTTGGTGTTCACATTGACAAAAGTTTACTACAAGTTTATTATTGACCTCAACCAATtgtctatgtgtgtgtgtgtgtgaataatTGGGCACAAAAATTGATCTGTTACTCTCAATCTTCCAAACTGGGCACAAAAGagccaaatattttaaatcctttGCGATATCTATTTCCAAGCTGATACGAATATGCAGATAAATCTAACttaattttctcaacaaaaaaACTAAGCTCCAATTCTCAGCCAAGGTAAGCAagaacaaaattacaaacttttATCACATCAATAAGAAATGCTAATTCTTTATAGATCTAACATTGCAAATATGAGCTTGTACCCACTGAAGccaatgaaaaggaaaatgaaaaataatgagtCAGGTATTCTCTCCCGTGGAGCATCGTTTTCCCatctttttttctcaacaaccaaacaataGGTAAAGGTAGAGTCAGAAATCTCGACTAGATTGACTTATAGTGGATTGTGGTCtctggaagaagaagagagggggAGACCGATGGCATAGAGGTTGGTACGCTGCCGATTTGTGCTTATGTGAGGAGGATGCTGATGGTTTGAAAGACTCATGAGCCATGGGAGACTGGGCGTGGGGCCATCAAGCCGTGGGCCTTGCGTCGTGGACTTGAGAGTCCGTGACTCTGCGTGGCTACTGGCGGCGTGAGTTACTAGGTTGAAGAGGTCAAAAGGGGCGGCGATGCGAAGAGAACTGGAGGGGGGGCAACGTGGGTTAGCAATCAGGACTTAGGAAATGAAGTGTTgagttttaggatttgaaaaaaaaaattggggggggggggggggggttagaagtgttagagttagggttttttgagttttaggtctaaggatataaatgtaaattttattttcgtaACGGCTCCGTTAAGCAATCATATTTTAATGGGTTaatccgttttgacccgaactcgTTAAGATTAAACTCTAACCTATTTTTATCATGTTGTATTTGTATTGGGTTAATGGGTCATGctacatattgccacccctactaTAGTCCCAACCAATTGTCGTTGtagtctctctctttctctcttcccctCTCTCACTGTCACCCTAGCTGGTATATACATTTACTAGGTTAGTTTTGGATCTTTGGTTGTTGTTTTCACAgcattggttttggttttttatatggGTCGATAGTGGCTAATGGTGGGCAAACGGCTGAGGCCCTAAATTGACCCCGTCCTCACCCATCGGGGACAGGAAAGAGACACTCTCATTCGAATGTGCGGGTAGAAGCACTAAAATTTATTACAAGATAgggtgataaaaaaataaaaaaataagaaaaagaaaaaaaaaaggatcaaaaTTCTAAGTACAATTTCCTTTACGCGGGAAAAGCATCAAATTTTGGCGGGAAACCTGAATATGACTGAAGCACCCTCGCATACGTTTGAGAAACGTACTTAACAGTTAATAATTGGGGTAATGCAAGGGTAATGTTGACCGACAATGCTTAAAAATTGGAGGAGAGAGAGCCATTAAATTAGATTTCCCGCCAATTCGAGATCCTTAGATAAAAATCTTCCCCAATCAATAACCGAACTTGCATCTGGCATCTCAATCGACGTTTGCGTTCCATcgaatggaggaagaagaaaacaccGAGACGATCCGACCAGAATTCCCCACCGGCCGGGTCAAGAAGATAATGAAGCTAGACAAGGACATCAACAAGGTGAACTCGGAAGCCCTCTTCCTCGTCTCTTGCTCCGCCGAGCTCTTCATCCGATTCCTTGCTGAGAAATCCGCAGAGGTCGCAAAAGGGAAGAAACGAAGGATAATGAAGCTTGAACACATCAGAATCGCTGTCCAGAGTCACCGGCCGACGAACGATTTTCTCCTAGACTCGCTTCCTTTGCCTGCTCAGCCCTCGGATCATCCAATAACTGACCAGAGCCATTCTCGTCCTGCCGCTGAGAAACCGGTTCCAGCTGGCACTCGGCGGATTGATGACTTCTTCAACAAGTCAGCAAACAAAAGCCCGAGTCAGATCGACAACGAAGAGTCGTAGATTATTTTTCTATGGTAGCACTGGAAAAGTTTGGGGCCTACTTATTAATTGTACCAAAAGCCACTCCGATTTGGTATTCTTGATTATCTGGCTCTAATAGAATGATTTCAATTGTGGCGGGGACAGTCTTTGGCCAAATGCGTAGGCGAATTTGATGATTATGTTAACGGAGGTGTTACGCTTGACCAGCAAAGTATGTTATTTAATGTTCAACCTTTCATTTATTAGCTTCATTCTCCAAGGAATTGGCAGAAATGTTCATGTCTTATGTTCTGAACTGCCATTTGTAATGGACTGAGATCCATCTACCATGTGGTTGCTGAAATGAGCATGTGATATTATTAATCTATTTGTTGTGTCCCGAAAATTTACAGAACTTATCGAAAGAAATGATCTGTAACGGGCTTAACTATTGATTCAAAAGTAATATTCTGCCGTGCTTCCAACTGAATGTCCGAAAGTCATTACATTAAACGGTTTGGTTATTTGACtcaattgagataaatttatttcaatttaattttaaattaagtttaacattcaaatattatctcttatattattaaactcattttaatttaaaatttatttacacgAGAGATCaatcaactttttaaattcaaCATTTATTTACCCACGGaacctacaatattttttaattttttataaatacatctaaatttattttaatatttaaatatattttaaataaatctcacaaaatttattctattattttaactcattattattcataaaaaattaagtttaattccatttatgaaataaaatcgTCTCTAATGCTAATTGTTGCCGGTCTAGTAAATAATCAAATAGGTGGATATGCCTCTAAAACTGCAAACATGTACATATGTGTCAGTAAGAAAATGTGggtttaaaagttattttatttgccCTTGGAATCACAAATCTGATGAGGTCAGGGCGGCTTAACGCATAGAAACACATAAATATGTAGCCTTTTCTATCTGTAATAAAAGCCTGAATATATCCATCTACaggatttattatattattttccagACTAAATTTGCACGGATCTTATCTGCGTCCTCATGCATGAAGATCAATGAGTCCGAATCAAATTTTAAGGAGATATTGGGCCTGAAAATGTTGACAATGACACTACTGAAGCTGTTTCATCTCTGAGACGAGAAGGCTGGCTCGGTCGATCAAACATGCCTTCAACTTGTGCTATTTTTCCTTCCTTCATCAAGGACATGCCCTGTGTTGCTGGATAAATGCTATTTGATCCCAAGCGTTGAATTCCCTGAGAAAGCCTTCTGTTTAAAGGGATACCATTGCTAAATCCTCCATTCAAGCTCCTGTTTGAAAGCCGCCGGTTGCTGGTACCTGGCCTGGACACAAACAAATTTTCTTGCTCAACTACTACTTGGCTTTGTACCTTCTTCTTTTCCTGTGTGAAAAAGAAGGGTAAGGATGTTCTGGTTACTGTGAAATGTTGATGACGTGCATGTCTTTAGTATGTTTAACAGGAGAAATTCACTTGAGAAGGGAGATCAATTAACAGATGCTTGTAAGAGTAGGAGAAATTGACTAgcaaaaagaaccaaaaaaaaaaaaaaaatgaacttgctATTGCATTGTCATCATATTCCTCATACCCTTTGTCTTTGCTTCTCCTGCTCCTTTTCCTGCATTAACATGTTATACTCTTCCAAAATTGCCAGGAGAGGTACCTAGACAGCAGAAGAAGTAATTTTCAATCTACTAGTTTACATGGTTTACCAAATAAGTCTGTCGAGATGCATGATACCAACTGGAGACATAGAATTGTAACCTTTTAGTAGTTTCAAAATGTCAGGAATTAAAAGAACCTAGGAGTTGGAGTACCACTTATTTGACGAGTTTTCCTCAAAACTAGATTTCAGgtttttgatatttaaatttatcatatGCTTATTATAAGAATTCATTTAGTCTACAATACTAAACTAAACCTGTTCATACTAAACAGTTTGCATTTTGAAATTGTTGGGTGAATAGAGAAATTTATGACAAGCTGGTACATTTGCAGTCTCAAGATTGAAGCTTTTCCTTCGAGgcctatatatttttattggtaaCTTCAACTTTTGCCAAACACTCTTCAAGGTTGAATGTGATCAACATCAGGGATAATAcgtatcaaagaaaaaaagttggtttattgttttttcttttagataaaTCAACATAAACTTTGATTATGTGTTTTTTGTTTGCCTCTAGGCACGATAACCGGACAATGACTTACCGGATTGACTTCTAGATATTAAAGCTAACATGGGACTGCTAATTTCGTATAGACTTTGAATGGAAAAAATTGAGCATGTGAGCCCCTGTTGTTTGAGCATGTTGTACTGGGATAGAGACTAATGGCCCAATGGGGCCTTTGACTGGAATGGTAATGTCTATCTCTATTTTGTTTGTAAACATTACTGTTTCTGAACTTCTAGTTGTCAATTCTTTCTTACTATCTCTTAACATCAAGTTTCACAAAAGTTGAAAATGATGTTTCTTATTCATGTTATTAGCCGGTACTTCATGCAGATTATTGTCATGCAATCATCGGAAATCATATTTAGCCAAACATAGCACAAGCAAGAGAATACCTACCTCGTCATACAAGaaaactttctttctttcttcttcccagCTTTTAGTCTTTGCTATTAGTAAATATACCAAAGCTGCAGTTGAACCACCGCCGAAGGCACATACTGTCAGATATATTATCAGAGCTGCCATGACTTGAGTGCCATGTAGTAGTCTATAATCTTTTGGATTCAAGGTAAAGTGTCACGTGCTGTCCAAAACCAGTaggtttctatttttaattcattgatATGTTCTATTGTACAATCTACTTGGTTAGTAATTGTGTAGGAAAAATGTTTTAGCATCTGCATAGTCTGTTTATGCACCTTGAgaagttttctatttttatatgttttacatgGTTAGCTCATTGCACTCGGGCCTTCAAAAAACTCCCATTTCCCATTATAGATATGCAAAAATGTGGCATAAAGAAACTCTTCTTAATATAACCTGGGATTTTGTTGGCTGTTATTCTGGCACGTTCTGCGCGTCTCAGGTTCTTGTGAGCACCTCTGCTGACTGAGTATCGATTCTCATCCTGAAAGCATTGTTAGATAAAGAACATGTAATTGAAATGGTAAAGGGCTGGATGCAACTTATCTTATATAACAatgtaaagagaaaaataacCCTGTTATATTCTTCCAACCAGAGCTCCTCATCACGTGCCAATATCCACTTTTCCACCTTTTCCATTATAGCCTTCCTGCTAGAAGCTTCTTCTTTTGCTCGTGATATCTGTTCATCCATGCTCATGAGGAGATTGGCGTGGTCAATCTCCCCTTTTGTACATTTAGGTCAGTGCTTGAGATTCTTCAATTTTAAACAAGGACAACACAACACATCTAGACAACAAATACATATTATTCAATCGCACCAGAATTTAAGAGGTTTATTATGTTATCCATCTCTGACTGTGAAGGAATCTCCATGTGTGATTTATTGCATATCTCCTCCAGCTCATTATGTTTCTTGAGGAATAGCTCTTTCATCTTGCTTGCTTTTAAATGGTCCAGTCTCTTGACTTCAGCTTCAGCCTTGGAACAATTTAATTCACTAAATTATTATGCCTTATTGTTTCCAATACTTTTTTTGAGTGTCATAAACATTATATACATACCTGCTGAATTATGATTAGAGTAAGGCTTCCAGGATCTGATACGTCTTTGGATGAGACTGATAATAAATCATTAACATGAGAAAATAATTGACGGTCACTGAAGGGTGCGTCCATTAGATTCCACAAATTTGTCAATGCTCTACCAAGTTGGCATAGCTGCAAAGATAGATGAGGCATATGCTAACTTTATCTATCCGTATATTTCCACTTAAAAGCAAAACATACATGAAAAAGGAAACTAGAAAATCAAATGGCTGAAGCAGGAGGTGCTTTTACCTTTCATAGGTCTATTCATCATCGTGCTCAAGTTACATGTCATTGTGTACATACATTACGagtattgaatttatttgatttGACCTTGCATGAGGTCTGTTCTTCATTTTGTTCAAGTTACATTTCATTGTGtacatatattattagattTGGTCAGCAAATAACTAGTTTTGCTGCAGGGCAGGTGCCAGCTCCtgcaaataatttatcaaatgaatAGGTCACAGCAGCACAAGTCTTACCTTCTCAAGCCTCTTTTGCTTTTCTTCCTCCAAAGACTCTACTGTGTTATTGAGTTTTGCCAAAATACTCTCGCTTATATTTTTTGACATTCCAGACAATTCATTCAGACTTGGATGAACCTTGGTGATGATCATTGAGGAATCCGTCCCCAGTATTGCAGATAGGTTGTGGATTTTGTCTATGTACTTTTCCACTCTTTGGAGCCTTTCATTCTTCAAGGCAAATAAAAGTAACAAGAATAAGAACTAACTAATTTGAAGAATGTGATTATTGTACTCAAAAGAATTTCTCAACTATTCTTATGGTACCTTTTCATTGTGGAGTCTTTGTAGCTCAACCTGATACTCCTCCAGTTTCTTTAATGAAAGATCATTTTCGTTCACCTTGACAATTGATGATAAATCATGGTACTCTGATTGGCCTGCTATTTCTGCAGAAGTTTTCTGAATCTGTCCTTGCACTGCTCGGAATTGGTTCACCCTCTCTTCTTTCCTCAACCGCATCTCTCTCAAAGCTGGGGTGATTGAGTCTAGCTGCTCTTTCAGTGTTCCTGTCATTTTTTCTGGCTGTTCAGACGAGACTTAGTATCAGTCCAGGTGAGTATAATTCGATTGAGAGTTCTCTATATCAAGAGTAGATTCTTAGCTCAGGAATATACACATCATAATTCAGAATTTCATTGTTCCATGGCTGACTTCCAGCCATGAATATGCTTTCACGTCCACTGTGACTAATTTCTGATTTAAATGAAACTTTTTAATTAGACGCTTTCTATGTATATTTCTATTCCATATTTTATGCATGCTCCTATTTGAGGTTGTTACTCTAGTTTAGAACCGGACGGGGTTGATAAGTAGGGTACCCTTCCAGGAAGAGATCGTTCACCAAGGGACAAAAGAAGATGGGTGAATTCAGCCTCAGCTTCTGCCAACTCCTGATGCAGGCGAGCTCTAGATATATTTGCACGATCAACTCTTCTCCTGTAAACTTCTAGACACTCCTGTTCTAAATCTAGTAGAACCTTCTCTCTTTCAAACTGATCTTCTCCGACTTCATCCCAGATTATCTGTTTCAATATTGTGGTAAAAGAAGAcagaatgagaatgagaatcATAATCATTACTTTTGTATACAAATACAAGAGAATACAAGAAAGCTCGTGCCTTCAATTCCTGAagtaaatatccacatgaaGTTTCTAACACTGCAGAGCTTCTCATTCTACCCGGCGCCTGGAATGAACCTCTCTGACTGTCCATTTGATTTGTGAGGAGCTCACAGATACTCAAGCTGCTGTCGTGTGAAGTTCATTAGGATCGAGGGAAAAGTGGAGAAAGTAAGTATGGTGGGGGTGGGAGCTTTGGATGTGGGTTATTGCTTAAAAGACAAGGTGACAATGATAGGTAATGTTGAAGCTTTCAATTTAAGGATCAATCAGTTTCTTTTGGTTCTTCAGGTTGTCTTTCCCTCTCCTAATATtagaattttgaattatataatttgggaaaaaaaatgtctCTCTCCTTTAACATATATGGTCTCTTAGTTTGGACATAAATAGTATTTCAGAACAGAACTTGGCTCTCAAGCAATCTTATGCCTGAAATGTAGACAGCTCAAGTCATGCTTTCTGGAACCAATATCGATTGCAGCCTCAGCAATGGGTCACTTTGCAAGTGGGCGAATCTGGACCGTGTGATGTTAATGTGCCCAGTAATGATCAagatttttttcacttaaatatgttttgattggattggatttgcTGATTGAGGATCAGTGATTGggattagaaatatattttaagttactCAAAATATAAGCCCACAAAAATTGAAAGGTGACATGCTTCTTTCTTTATAGGTAGAAAAAAAGTGTTActgctttattaattttagttttgagatAAGCTTCATTAATTTTACTGTTACCATTTTCCAGCTAAATATTCCTGGTTGGATACGGAACATATATGTAAGTTATTTGATCGATAGGTGACATACGTCTTTCTTTATAGGTAGAAAAAACCAACTTTTTAGATCAGTTTCGATACTCTCTCGTTTTCAACAAATCACTACACCTTCTTCACCTTCTTGCCCCAACAACTATGTTCCAAAAAGTAAGAGGTTGATCTTGTGATTGAAGACACGATTTGGATGTAATTACCTTCCAAACACACCAttaggaagagagagagagagagagagagagagagaatatgatACCAAGAGTGTTAAGGAC includes these proteins:
- the LOC109003171 gene encoding DNA polymerase epsilon subunit C: MEEEENTETIRPEFPTGRVKKIMKLDKDINKVNSEALFLVSCSAELFIRFLAEKSAEVAKGKKRRIMKLEHIRIAVQSHRPTNDFLLDSLPLPAQPSDHPITDQSHSRPAAEKPVPAGTRRIDDFFNKSANKSPSQIDNEES
- the LOC109003168 gene encoding 65-kDa microtubule-associated protein 8-like isoform X2; translated protein: MDSQRGSFQAPGRMRSSAVLETSCGYLLQELKIIWDEVGEDQFEREKVLLDLEQECLEVYRRRVDRANISRARLHQELAEAEAEFTHLLLSLGERSLPGRPEKMTGTLKEQLDSITPALREMRLRKEERVNQFRAVQGQIQKTSAEIAGQSEYHDLSSIVKVNENDLSLKKLEEYQVELQRLHNEKNERLQRVEKYIDKIHNLSAILGTDSSMIITKVHPSLNELSGMSKNISESILAKLNNTVESLEEEKQKRLEKLCQLGRALTNLWNLMDAPFSDRQLFSHVNDLLSVSSKDVSDPGSLTLIIIQQAEAEVKRLDHLKASKMKELFLKKHNELEEICNKSHMEIPSQSEMDNIINLLNSGEIDHANLLMSMDEQISRAKEEASSRKAIMEKVEKWILARDEELWLEEYNRDENRYSVSRGAHKNLRRAERARITANKIPALVYLLIAKTKSWEEERKKVFLYDEVPLLAILEEYNMLMQEKEQEKQRQRARYQQPAAFKQELEWRI
- the LOC109003168 gene encoding 65-kDa microtubule-associated protein 8-like isoform X1, producing MDSQRGSFQAPGRMRSSAVLETSCGYLLQELKIIWDEVGEDQFEREKVLLDLEQECLEVYRRRVDRANISRARLHQELAEAEAEFTHLLLSLGERSLPGRPEKMTGTLKEQLDSITPALREMRLRKEERVNQFRAVQGQIQKTSAEIAGQSEYHDLSSIVKVNENDLSLKKLEEYQVELQRLHNEKNERLQRVEKYIDKIHNLSAILGTDSSMIITKVHPSLNELSGMSKNISESILAKLNNTVESLEEEKQKRLEKLCQLGRALTNLWNLMDAPFSDRQLFSHVNDLLSVSSKDVSDPGSLTLIIIQQAEAEVKRLDHLKASKMKELFLKKHNELEEICNKSHMEIPSQSEMDNIINLLNSGEIDHANLLMSMDEQISRAKEEASSRKAIMEKVEKWILARDEELWLEEYNRDENRYSVSRGAHKNLRRAERARITANKIPALVYLLIAKTKSWEEERKKVFLYDEVPLLAILEEYNMLMQEKEQEKQRQREKKKVQSQVVVEQENLFVSRPGTSNRRLSNRSLNGGFSNGIPLNRRLSQGIQRLGSNSIYPATQGMSLMKEGKIAQVEGMFDRPSQPSRLRDETASVVSLSTFSGPISP